One genomic region from Prunus persica cultivar Lovell chromosome G3, Prunus_persica_NCBIv2, whole genome shotgun sequence encodes:
- the LOC18783010 gene encoding uncharacterized protein LOC18783010, giving the protein MASSKKWASIISSIASCVYFLVIILQVPLFRVPCTAGICRTPIEVTSSQLIACELFPLVVVKALLYPGAFANALIKNRPIPSYDSLKLYNFTNVKAADAISELQRLEVLAGSYLSVAGALLGLIKPGRMSLCGMLLIVWGLVREIILRKSTSTIHVYIYPAMSIALFSAFLSITKDVRRIIRSCRRPRNVKAKLF; this is encoded by the exons ATGGCTTCTTCAAAGAAATGGGCAAGCATCATATCTTCCATTGCTTCATGTGTATATTTCCTTGTCATTATCCTTCAAGTTCCTCTTTTCAG GGTCCCCTGCACAGCTGGAATATGCAGAACACCAATAGAGGTAACATCCTCACAGTTAATTGCATGTGAACTTTTCCCTTTAGTTGTAGTGAAAGCCTTACTTTACCCTGGGGCCTTTGCAAATGCATTGATAAAAAACAGACCAATCCCAAGCTATGATAGCTTGAAATTGTATAACTTCACCAATGTGAAGGCAGCTGATGCAATCTCTGAGCTCCAGCGCCTAGAG GTTCTTGCTGGAAGCTACTTATCAGTGGCAGGAGCACTTCTAGGTCTCATTAAACCGGGGAGAATGAGCCTTTGCGGTATGCTTCTGATCGTATGGGGCTTAGTTAGGGAGATCATTTTGAGAAAATCAACAAGCACAATTCATGTGTATATCTACCCTGCAATGTCAATTGCCCTGTTTTCTGCCTTCTTGTCTATAACAAAGGATGTAAGGAGGATAATCCGTAGTTGCAGACGTCCGCGGAATGTAAAAGCAAAACTGTTTTAA